DNA sequence from the Teretinema zuelzerae genome:
TCGAGGAACTCGAGGCTCGCGCCGCCGCCGGTAGATACATGGCTCATCTTGTCCGCAATATTGAATTTGTTTACGGCGGCTACGGAATCTCCGCCGCCGACGACGCTGATCGCGCCCTTGCCGGTCGCGTCCGCCACAAGGCGGGCGACGGTTTCGGTTCCCTTCGCGAAGGCGTCGAATTCGAACACGCCGACAGGTCCGTTCCATACGATGGACTTGCTGGCAAGAATGGTTTCAGTATACAAGGCGATAGTCTTGGGGCCGACATCCATGCCCATCTGGCCGTCGGGGATGTCGAGTCCGGGAACGTTCGTCACCTTGGCGTCCGGAGAGAAGCCGTCGCCGCATACGTGATCAACCGGGAGGATGATCTTAACGTGCTGGGCGGCGGCTGCGGAAAGAAGGCTTTTCGCGGTATCGATGAACTCGTCTTCCACCAAAGACTTTCCGACTGTGTGGCCCTGGGCTTTAAGGAAGGTGTATGCCATGCCGCCGCCGATGATGAGGGCGGAAGCGTTCTTGAGGAGGCTTTCGAGAACTGCGATTTTAGAGGAAACCTTCGCGCCGCCGATGATGGCTGTCATCGGTTTGGGGGGATTTGAAATCATCGGATCAAGATACTTTACTTCTTTTTCCATGAGGAAGCCGCCGACGTTCACTTTCATGAACTTCGCGATGGTAGCGGTCGAAGCATGGGCGCGGTGAGCGGTTCCGAACGCGTCGTTTACGAAGACTTCTCCGTAGGTCGCAAGCTCTTTCGCCAGTACTTCCTGGGAAGCAGCGTCCTTCGCGGTTTCTTCCTTGTGGAAGCGGGTATTCTCCAGCATGAGAACGCCTCCAGCGGGAAGGGAGTCGACCTTGGCCTTCTGTCCCATGCAGGAAGGAGCGAATTCCACTTTCTTGCCGAGCTTGGACTCGAGATAGGCGGCGACGGGAGCCATGCGGTTTTTGCCGGCGATGAATTTTTCTTTATCAAAGGCCTTGCCGTCTTTTTCGGCTTTTTCCTGGGCCTTTTTCGCGTCCTTGTCAGGATCTCCGAGGTGGCTCATCAAAACGAGGGAACGGGGCGATTGCTCAAGGATGTACTTGATTGTGGGCAGAGCGGCCATGATGCGGGTGTCGTCCTGAACGACTCCGTCTTTCATGGGAACATTGAAGTCCACGCGCATAATAACGCTTTTACCCGCGAGGGCTACGTCTTTCACAGTCTTAATCATGGAAAAGCCTCCTGAAAATATTAAAAAAACAATCGATCTTTAATCTATAAAAATATAGCAATTTGAGATTGCCTTGTAAATAGAGCGAAACCGCAGGCTGTTATTGCAGGGATTTGATATAGGGCACCATATGTTTCGCCGCGTGGGCTCCGTCGGAAACAGCTTTCGCTATTTGCAGATATCCGCCGATGCAGTCGCCGGCGGCGAAAATTCCCGGCACGTTCGTCATAAATGACTGATCAACGACGATATCGGTCTTGTTGAGTTCAACGCCGATCTTGGCGGCGAAGTCTGCGGCTCCAGCGGTTCCCAGCGCGACGAAGGCGCCGTCAACAGCCATAGCCTCCCCTCCTTCAAGGGAAATCCCGGTCAGCTTATCCGAACCTGCAAATCCGTCTATCATGCGCTTCTCAACGGCAAGACCTTCCGGAAAGCGGGCAGAAGCAGGTTCAGCTCCGTTCGTGAAAAGAGTTATATCCTTGGTGAAATGAGCGAGTTCCGACAGCTCGTTCGCGGCGTAATCGCCCGTTCCTATGACCGCAAGACGCTTATTCTTATAAAAAAAACCGTCGCAGGTTGCGCAAAAACTGATGCCCTTCCCGCGAAGCTCCTCAAAACCGGGAACCTTCAAGCCGGCGCGCGATTTTCCGGTGGCAAGCAATACGGATCGGCCCCGATATTCGCCGCCTGCGGTTTTCACAACCCACGCGTCCTCCATGGAAATATTCACGGCTTCCTCTTCTCGGATTTCCGCTCCTATGCGGCGGGCCTGGGCGACTCCCCGCGCGGCCAGCTCTGCGCCGGAAAGAGGCTGGTCGAAACCATAGTAATTATCGATTTTTTCGGCCCGTTCAAGAGCCCCTACTCCATGACCGAGCACCAGAACCTTCAGGCCGGCGCGAACCAGATACAACGAAGCCGAAATTCCGGCCGGACCTTTGCCAATAATAATTGAATCGTACATCATTAAACTAATTTCTTTCTTTTTAAACGAAAAGTAAAGTGACAGAGTCACGATTGCGGATAGAGGGGGCGCTCTTCTTTCTTGACAAATGCCTGGAGAGGATTTATTTTGTACAAGCAGTGTACCAACAAGAAGCAGAGGAAACAATGAGCAAAATGAACCATAAAGCGATATCACGACTCCCGTCCATCAATCCGCCGGATAGACTCCAGCCGGCACGCGTGCCTCAATTCGCGGCCTTCACCTTCGACGACAACGGAAAGTCGGGTCTTCCGGGAGCTGGAACCATCGGAGGGATGTCCTTCGTTCTCGATCTCTTCGATTCGGGGCGAAACCAGGGAAGCGGGGAGCATACAGAACACGCCGGAAAAAAAACCTTCGACTATGCCGCTACCCGGGCAACCTTCCTCGCGGCGGGTTTTTACTCAGGGCCGGGCCAATGGGAAAACGGATCGTTTGTGAAAAAAATCTGGAAAAAGGCCGCCGATCTCGGCCATGAGATCGGGAACCACACCTACACCCACCCTCATGGACTGCGGGAAGGCTATTCAGCATCTAAATGGGAAGAAGAAATCATGCGCTGCGACGAATGCCTGACCAATCGCTTCGATCCGAATGAAACGCCGGAAACAAAGGACGACAAGAACGGAATCGGACTGAGAAGCGAGGAAATCGTCGGTTTCAGGGCGCCTTTTCTGGGATACAATGCGCATCTCTTTCCTGCGCTCTCCCGTCTCGGCTTTTCGTACGACTGCAGCATCTCCGAAGGCTTTCAGAGCGAACAGGACGGAACAAACTGTTTTTGGCCCTATACACTCGACCTGGGAAGCCCGGGAGACCGGCTTGACGCTATAGAAAACGGCAGAGAACCGGCGCCCGGCGTGCCGGCTTTGTGGGAATTGCCGACGTATGCAGTAACCGTTCCGCCCGACGAACTGTGCAGAAAATACGGGGTGCAGGAGGGACTGAGGACGAAACTGGCGAAGCGGGTCGACACCTTTAACGAGAACGACGGAAAAATCGACGGCCTCGACTGGAATCTGTGGTCGCCGTTCGAAATGAACGCGGACGAGTTCATCGCGACTTTCGCTTATTCGCTCGATTTAAAATATCAGGGAAACCGCGCTCCGATGATTTTCTGCTTCCACTCGGATATTTACGCGGACGAGTACGACGACCCCATGCCGAACGCAGACGCCGGGGAACGCAGGCGTGCTTTGAAAGCGTGCTACGAGTATGCTGCAGGATTGAAAGACGCCCGTCTTGTAACAATGAAAGATCTGGTATCGTGGCTGGAGAATCCCGTTCCGTTGAGATGATAGAACAAAAAACGCCGGAGACAGAGTTCTTCGGCGTTTTTTTTATAGTTTAAATTTGACAATACTGTATTACATACACTATATTAGGCACAGGAGCGAATCATGGAGAATGACGACGAGGCGACCATCAACCTGATTCAGGAACTTAACCGGGGAACGCTGGTATTGTCGGTTTTACTGTGCACAGACGAGCCGGGATACGGATACTCGCTCGCTTCCCGGCTCAACGAGCAGGGAATACAGATTGAACAAAACACGCTCTACCCCCTGCTGCGAAGGCTCGAAAAACAGGGATTGCTTGAAAGCCGGTGGGATACGACTGAATCGAGGCCGCGCCGGTACTACTCGGCGAGCGAAAAGGGAAAGGCTGTGCGCGCCCGGCTTCTCGAGGAATGGAAAGGACTCGACACGGCTCTGCGCGGACTGGAACAACACAAAGGAGGTTCTGAATGAAACTGGTGGATCAATATATCCAGGCTATCGGCTCGAAGCTCCCGCTTAAAGGGCGGGCAGACATTAAAAAAGAGCTTGAAAGCTTGCTTATGGAAGATATCGAATCAAAATACGGGGAGAACCCCTCGGAGAAAGAAGCGATGGAAGCGATCCGCTCCTTCGGCAGCCCGCAATCGGTAGCGTTAAGATACGCAGAAAACCAGACGGCCGTTTCGCGAGGCCTGACGCCTTTGTATCTGATGCTGATCAAAATCGTGCCGGGCGCGCTTGCGATAGCTTTCGCGGTCATAACCGTCGTGAAGGCTCTCTCTGGAAACGGAGGCGGACCAGCTGCTCTTCTGGGGTTCTTTGCATCAAGCGTTTTCACGTCATCGCTTGCGGCTGTAGGCGCGATCTCCATCGCCTTCGTCCTGGCGTCAAGATGCGTGCCGGACGCTGTTGCCGATCCCGACGAAGACTGGGATCCTGTTGAACTCAAGGGGATCGAAAT
Encoded proteins:
- a CDS encoding NAD(P)/FAD-dependent oxidoreductase codes for the protein MMYDSIIIGKGPAGISASLYLVRAGLKVLVLGHGVGALERAEKIDNYYGFDQPLSGAELAARGVAQARRIGAEIREEEAVNISMEDAWVVKTAGGEYRGRSVLLATGKSRAGLKVPGFEELRGKGISFCATCDGFFYKNKRLAVIGTGDYAANELSELAHFTKDITLFTNGAEPASARFPEGLAVEKRMIDGFAGSDKLTGISLEGGEAMAVDGAFVALGTAGAADFAAKIGVELNKTDIVVDQSFMTNVPGIFAAGDCIGGYLQIAKAVSDGAHAAKHMVPYIKSLQ
- a CDS encoding polysaccharide deacetylase family protein; its protein translation is MSKMNHKAISRLPSINPPDRLQPARVPQFAAFTFDDNGKSGLPGAGTIGGMSFVLDLFDSGRNQGSGEHTEHAGKKTFDYAATRATFLAAGFYSGPGQWENGSFVKKIWKKAADLGHEIGNHTYTHPHGLREGYSASKWEEEIMRCDECLTNRFDPNETPETKDDKNGIGLRSEEIVGFRAPFLGYNAHLFPALSRLGFSYDCSISEGFQSEQDGTNCFWPYTLDLGSPGDRLDAIENGREPAPGVPALWELPTYAVTVPPDELCRKYGVQEGLRTKLAKRVDTFNENDGKIDGLDWNLWSPFEMNADEFIATFAYSLDLKYQGNRAPMIFCFHSDIYADEYDDPMPNADAGERRRALKACYEYAAGLKDARLVTMKDLVSWLENPVPLR
- a CDS encoding phosphoglycerate kinase, translating into MIKTVKDVALAGKSVIMRVDFNVPMKDGVVQDDTRIMAALPTIKYILEQSPRSLVLMSHLGDPDKDAKKAQEKAEKDGKAFDKEKFIAGKNRMAPVAAYLESKLGKKVEFAPSCMGQKAKVDSLPAGGVLMLENTRFHKEETAKDAASQEVLAKELATYGEVFVNDAFGTAHRAHASTATIAKFMKVNVGGFLMEKEVKYLDPMISNPPKPMTAIIGGAKVSSKIAVLESLLKNASALIIGGGMAYTFLKAQGHTVGKSLVEDEFIDTAKSLLSAAAAQHVKIILPVDHVCGDGFSPDAKVTNVPGLDIPDGQMGMDVGPKTIALYTETILASKSIVWNGPVGVFEFDAFAKGTETVARLVADATGKGAISVVGGGDSVAAVNKFNIADKMSHVSTGGGASLEFLEGKILPGIAVLETK
- a CDS encoding PadR family transcriptional regulator yields the protein MENDDEATINLIQELNRGTLVLSVLLCTDEPGYGYSLASRLNEQGIQIEQNTLYPLLRRLEKQGLLESRWDTTESRPRRYYSASEKGKAVRARLLEEWKGLDTALRGLEQHKGGSE